A part of Tardiphaga sp. vice304 genomic DNA contains:
- a CDS encoding glycosyltransferase family 4 protein, producing MISTVTLAQRARNVSHMPERYQICLLHPFDPRGSKVGGLETYIRDFITFHPTDTDLLFIGVDSTGDLKLGEIHRLTFRGRTFDFLPILHYSDIQAREAAQTIRASLTGQFFVALLRYFAPIAKIIRRRKCSIDLRRVEFSWLPTLLRLPFVQMLHGEGAPKMQMDSLLRKYAFVHNVGERFAVAMSERFLCVNPFITERLQKTYPHSRKKIDTLWTWVNTDIFKPQPFTAETAPFRIVFAGRLDEFKDPPLMFKTIDRLREHLNGKIEFHYIGTSDPHRFAEFAAIEPITVRHGFKDAAGMAATLASAHAGILTSEFEGMPRCVLEMLAVGRPVVAVHLPQLEPVIHDGSSGYLVPRHGTPDDMADKLAQRFLDIRAAIAAGGLSPDMIAESISDFTPNTQLARVYGYHKDIQNSRFMAAASHSC from the coding sequence ATGATTTCGACAGTGACCCTGGCGCAGCGGGCGCGAAACGTTAGCCATATGCCGGAACGATATCAGATCTGCTTGCTGCATCCGTTCGACCCGCGGGGCTCGAAGGTGGGCGGGCTGGAAACCTACATTCGCGACTTCATCACCTTCCATCCCACCGACACCGACCTGCTTTTCATCGGTGTCGATTCCACCGGCGATCTCAAGCTCGGGGAGATTCACAGGCTCACCTTCCGCGGCCGCACCTTCGACTTCCTTCCTATTCTGCATTACTCGGACATCCAGGCCCGCGAGGCCGCGCAAACAATTCGCGCGTCCCTCACCGGCCAGTTTTTCGTGGCGCTGCTGCGCTACTTCGCTCCAATCGCAAAGATCATTCGCCGTAGAAAATGCTCGATTGACCTGCGCCGCGTTGAATTCTCATGGCTACCGACGTTGCTGCGGCTGCCGTTCGTGCAGATGCTGCATGGCGAAGGTGCGCCGAAAATGCAGATGGATTCGCTGTTGCGGAAATATGCGTTCGTTCACAATGTGGGAGAGCGTTTTGCAGTCGCCATGAGCGAACGTTTTCTCTGCGTCAATCCATTCATTACCGAACGGCTGCAGAAGACCTATCCGCACAGTCGGAAGAAGATCGATACGCTCTGGACCTGGGTAAACACCGACATCTTCAAGCCGCAACCGTTCACGGCCGAGACCGCACCGTTTCGGATCGTGTTCGCCGGACGTCTCGACGAGTTCAAGGATCCGCCGCTGATGTTCAAGACCATCGATCGGTTGCGCGAGCACCTGAACGGAAAGATCGAATTTCACTATATCGGCACCAGCGATCCGCATCGCTTCGCCGAATTCGCGGCCATCGAGCCCATCACCGTGCGACACGGCTTCAAGGATGCCGCGGGCATGGCTGCGACGCTTGCATCGGCCCATGCCGGAATTTTGACATCCGAATTCGAGGGGATGCCACGCTGCGTGCTGGAAATGCTGGCCGTCGGACGTCCGGTCGTCGCGGTGCATTTACCGCAACTCGAACCGGTGATCCACGACGGCAGCAGCGGCTACCTCGTGCCACGTCACGGCACGCCCGACGATATGGCCGACAAGCTGGCGCAGCGGTTTCTCGACATTCGCGCCGCCATCGCGGCCGGCGGCCTGTCCCCCGACATGATTGCGGAATCGATCTCCGACTTCACGCCGAACACCCAGCTGGCGCGCGTCTATGGCTATCACAAGGATATCCAGAACTCGCGATTCATGGCTGCGGCGTCACACTCCTGTTGA
- a CDS encoding glycosyltransferase family 4 protein produces MNILLLTSEFSPAQGGIGTYAREMALAATALGADVTVAAPAYARGAANDDDPLTFPVQRFPGGLHSSRDLPAKIALARQMVRHKQYDVVHGADWPFFIPVALSRGLTKARLLMTVHGTEINEVQTPLKRLAIEASGAFGRRTEIIANSRYTLDLFSEKFPAKSPRAKAVQLGVSPFWFGQGRSRDDTRRVLGIMEDRVVIVTVARITRRKGHHLTLAALNTLTDDLRRRITWLVIGPDGEADYVDALRSVVGVTDCDVRLLGALPDAAIRDIYNAADFFCLTSAPDPSGRVEGFGLVYLEAGGAGLPSVATAIGGVPDAVIADVSGLLVVPNVIAIAEAIARMAGDHSLRALLTAGAVAHARALSWERCAAETYGLARKTAPDVATGEQMVAVPSIAL; encoded by the coding sequence TTGAACATTTTGTTGCTCACCAGCGAGTTCTCCCCCGCACAGGGCGGAATTGGAACCTATGCCCGAGAAATGGCGCTGGCCGCGACCGCTCTCGGAGCAGATGTCACGGTTGCGGCTCCGGCGTATGCCCGGGGCGCGGCCAACGATGACGATCCCCTGACGTTCCCGGTCCAGCGTTTCCCGGGAGGCCTGCATTCGTCGCGCGACCTGCCCGCCAAGATCGCGCTCGCTCGCCAGATGGTTCGCCACAAACAGTACGATGTCGTGCACGGCGCTGACTGGCCGTTCTTCATCCCCGTCGCCCTGTCACGGGGGCTGACCAAAGCCCGGCTGCTGATGACGGTTCACGGCACCGAGATCAACGAAGTCCAGACGCCGCTCAAGCGTCTCGCCATTGAGGCCTCCGGCGCGTTCGGCAGGCGCACCGAGATTATCGCCAACAGCAGATACACCCTGGATCTGTTCAGCGAAAAGTTTCCGGCAAAGTCGCCGCGCGCCAAGGCGGTGCAACTGGGCGTATCCCCGTTCTGGTTTGGCCAAGGACGATCGCGCGACGACACCCGCAGGGTCCTCGGCATCATGGAGGATCGGGTCGTGATTGTGACCGTGGCCCGGATCACGCGCCGCAAGGGACACCATCTGACGCTCGCAGCGCTCAATACACTTACGGACGATTTGCGCAGACGCATCACCTGGCTGGTCATCGGCCCCGATGGCGAAGCCGACTATGTCGACGCCCTGCGAAGTGTCGTCGGGGTGACAGATTGCGACGTGCGCCTGCTCGGCGCCCTTCCCGATGCGGCGATCCGCGACATCTACAACGCCGCCGATTTCTTCTGCCTGACCTCCGCGCCGGATCCATCCGGCCGCGTCGAGGGGTTTGGCCTGGTCTATCTGGAAGCCGGCGGCGCCGGCCTTCCGAGCGTCGCGACGGCGATCGGCGGTGTGCCCGACGCCGTCATCGCCGACGTGAGCGGCTTGCTGGTCGTGCCAAACGTGATCGCCATCGCCGAAGCCATCGCACGAATGGCGGGCGACCACAGCCTGCGCGCGCTCCTCACCGCGGGCGCCGTCGCCCATGCGCGCGCTTTGTCGTGGGAGCGCTGTGCGGCCGAAACGTACGGGCTTGCGCGCAAGACGGCGCCGGATGTCGCGACGGGCGAACAAATGGTCGCCGTACCGAGCATCGCCCTATGA
- a CDS encoding CaiB/BaiF CoA transferase family protein, with amino-acid sequence MSALPLTGIKVIDMTRVLAGPISGQMLGDLGAEVIKIERPGTGDDSRAFGPPYLTDPEGSRLDNSFYLCANRNKKSVTVNVATAEGQEIIRELVKTADVLLENYKVGDLKRYGLDYDAIKAINPRIVYCSVTGFGQTGPYATRAGYDAILQAMGGLMSVTGHLDGEPGEGPMKVGPSIVDYMTGLNATIGVMSALYHRDAGGGEGQHIDACLFDTVIASLSHWLQIYLINGKVPPRRGTWGNGGMPAGVFRCTDGELMLVNGNDGQFQRTCDVLGEPGLAKDPRFLKNNDRVVHGKEIMAIFAGLFLKQPVAYWLERLEAVGVPSGPINDFDQIFSDPHVQARGMRVSVDHPFEPALSLVRNPLTFSGTPITEYRAPPLLGCNTDEILSTIGYDGERVAALRKKGIV; translated from the coding sequence ATGTCGGCTCTGCCGCTCACGGGCATCAAGGTTATCGATATGACGCGGGTGCTTGCCGGCCCGATATCCGGTCAGATGCTCGGTGATCTCGGCGCTGAGGTCATCAAAATCGAACGCCCCGGAACTGGCGACGATTCCCGCGCGTTCGGCCCTCCTTATCTGACCGATCCGGAAGGTAGCAGACTCGATAATTCATTCTATCTCTGCGCCAACCGCAATAAGAAGTCGGTCACGGTCAATGTGGCTACGGCGGAAGGCCAGGAGATCATTCGTGAACTCGTCAAGACCGCCGACGTGTTGTTGGAAAACTATAAAGTAGGCGACCTCAAGCGCTATGGTCTCGACTACGACGCGATCAAAGCTATCAACCCACGCATTGTCTACTGCTCCGTGACGGGCTTCGGACAAACAGGTCCGTATGCCACACGTGCCGGCTACGACGCGATCCTGCAAGCGATGGGCGGTCTCATGAGCGTCACCGGCCATCTCGATGGTGAGCCTGGCGAAGGTCCAATGAAGGTCGGTCCCTCGATCGTTGACTATATGACCGGCCTGAACGCCACCATCGGAGTTATGTCGGCGCTCTATCATCGCGACGCTGGCGGCGGCGAGGGACAGCATATCGATGCTTGTCTCTTCGATACCGTGATCGCCTCGCTATCGCATTGGCTGCAGATCTATCTCATCAACGGCAAGGTCCCGCCGCGTCGCGGCACCTGGGGCAATGGCGGCATGCCGGCCGGTGTCTTCCGTTGCACCGACGGCGAGTTGATGCTCGTCAATGGCAACGACGGTCAGTTCCAGCGCACATGCGACGTGCTCGGCGAGCCGGGCCTGGCGAAAGATCCGCGCTTCCTGAAAAACAATGATCGCGTCGTCCACGGCAAAGAGATCATGGCCATCTTCGCCGGTCTTTTCCTGAAGCAGCCGGTCGCCTACTGGCTGGAGCGTCTGGAGGCCGTCGGCGTGCCGTCCGGCCCGATCAACGACTTCGATCAGATTTTTTCGGATCCTCACGTTCAGGCCCGCGGCATGCGCGTGAGCGTGGACCATCCCTTCGAGCCGGCGCTTTCGCTCGTCCGAAATCCGCTGACTTTCTCGGGCACGCCGATCACCGAGTATCGCGCGCCGCCGCTGCTCGGCTGCAACACGGACGAGATCCTGTCCACCATCGGTTACGACGGCGAACGGGTCGCCGCGCTTAGGAAGAAGGGTATCGTCTAG